TCGCGAAGATCGCGATGATCATGACCGCGCAGCCCACGAAACCCCACAGCATCCACGGCCGGGCCTTACCCATGCGCGTGTGGGTCCGGTCCAGCAGCGCCCCGAAGACGACGTCGGAGAACCCGTCGAAGAGCCGGGAGACCATCATGAGCGTCGCGACCACCCCCGGGTTGAGCCCGGCGGTGTCCGTCAGGTAGATCATGACGAAGGCGGACAGAAGCACATAGACGACGTTCCCGGCCACGTCGCCTGAGCCGTATCCCACCTTGTTGTACCACTTCAGGTACCTGCGCTCCTCGGCCTTGCCGCTCTGAGCGCCTGACGACTCTCCGGCGCTCCTGCCTGCTGCACCGGTTGTCTTTTCTGCATCTTTACCACTCATGGCTTCACCTCGTTGTGTGTGCTGATGGTGCGGGGCTGGAAGTGGATTCCCAGCTCCAGATCACGGGCATCGACCTGGTAGCGACGGGCCAGGCTCGGACCGCAGCTGTTCGAGCCGATGCCGGCCATAGCCGCGTCCAGGCACAGAACCGTCGACCCGCAGGGCCGCAGCTCCGTGTTGTGGCGTCGGCTGGCCAACTCCTCCTGCGTGTATGGCGAGACATTGAAAGAGAAGGGCTGCTGTCCCACAGCGGTGAGGCTCAGGCCGCCGCCAGAGAGGGCCACGTAGTCGCAGTCGGCGCGGCTGCCGTTCTCCTGGGGCCGGATGTAGTCCTCATGAAAGGCCTCGGCATCGGCGGCGAACTCCCCATGCCAGCTGGCACGCCGCTTGTCCGCGTAGCTCTCCAGCGGGCCCAGCCCGTAGTAGGAGACGTGACGCATCGTCTCCGGCAGGAAGAGACGCAGGCCCAGCCGCGGTAAGGATGGGAACCCCTCGGCCCGGCTCACGGCGAGCTTCAGATCCATCTCGCCATCGCCCCAGATGGTCCAGGACATCTCCCCGCGCAGGATGGGCTGGACGGTGGGCGCAACCATCGCGATCCTGGAACAGAGGACAACGCGCCCCTCCTCCTCTGTGATCTCCGTCCCATAGGCCCGCGCCACGGCCTGGTGGTAGTGGGCACGTTCCCACTCCAGGCGCACATGGCGGTCGTTGTCGGTGGGGGCGCGCCAGATATTGAGCTCAGCCGGGCGATCCAGGAGTTCCCGACCGCCCGCTGCCATCCGGGAAGGCAGTCCAGTGCGTGTATCGAAGACGCAACGCAGATCGCCGGCGATGACACCGACCCGCGGTCCCTGCCGCGTCACCTGCACCGGAGCACAGGTGGTGGAGTGGCGCGCGAGCTCCCGGACCCGGCGATGACGCCCGTCGGTGTTCTTCACCAGAATCTCGTCGAAGCCGAGAACGTGCCCGGCTGAAAGCAGCGGCTGGTCCGAGGCGAGCCGGTAGGTGATCTTGAGGTGGCAGCGACCCGCGTCCGGGACCTGGAGGGCGCAGGGAACAACGACCTGGGAGTGTGGCGGAACGGCCTGCCCCAGCTCCAGCTCACCGCATTCGGCGACGGCGCCGTCGCACATCAGCTCATAGGAGACACGGACGTAGCCGGCCAGGTCGGTGTGGTCGAGGTCGTTGCGGATGGTGACAAGCCCGGCCTCCTGGTCGTAGCCCACCACCCGGGCGGGACGCTGGACGTTCTTGAGCTCAGCCAGCCCTGGGTGAGGGACGCGATCGGGCGAGACCAGGCCGTCGACACAGAAGTTGCCGTCATGGATGGCCTCGTCGTGGTCGCCGCCATAGAGGTAGACCGTCCGTCCGACCGGGTTGGCCCTCGCGGCAATGGCGTGGTCGCACCACTCCCACACGAAACCACCGCACATGCGCTCGTCGGCCAGGATGATCTCCCAGTAGTCCTCGAGGTCGCCGGGTCCATTGCCCATGGCGTGGCAGTACTCCACCAGGATGAAGGGCTTGTCCGGGCCAGAGTCCAGGTAGGCGCGGATCTCGTCTAGGGACGGGTACATCCGGGAATACAGATCGATGCTGGAGTAGTCATAGACGCGCTTGGAGTCGCGGTAGTAGGCGCTCTCGTAGTGAGTCAGGCGTGTGGGGTCGAAGGCTTTGGCCCAGGCCAGCGCCGTCTCGAAGGCGCAGCCGTAGCCGCACTCGTTGCCCGCGGACCAGGAGATGATGCTGGGGCGGTTCTTCTCCCGGTGAACGCACAGGCGCATCCGGTCCACAGTGGCTTCGGTCCACTCGGGGTTGTCAGCAATGGGCTCGTTCCAGTGCTCCACCTGGTTATCCCAGGAGTCGTCGGCCAGGAAACGGGCCTGGGTGCCATGGCTCTCGTTGTCGGCCTCGGACATGACGTAGAAGCCGTACTCGTCGCACAGCTGGTAGAAGCGCGGATCGTTGGGGTAGTGGGAGCTGCGCACCGCGTTGATGTTGTGCTCCTTCATCAGCCTCAGGTCGCGCTGCATGTGGGCGAGGTCGACGACAGGACCAGTGAACGGGTCGGAGTCGTGCCGGTTGACCCCGCGCAGGGTGACGGGACTTCCGTTGACCCGGACGACGACGCCCGAGACCCCGACCTCACGCAGCCCCACCCGGTCAGTGATGACCTCGTCCGGTGTGGTGATCACCAGGGTGTAGAGGTAGGGGTCCTCGGCGCTCCACAGATGCGGTTCCTCCACCGTCAGGTGGACTCGATGGCTATAGCCGTCACCACCAGCGGCAGGGTCGAAGGGCTCCAGCTCCCCGGTGGCGATGGCTTTGCCCTCATGGTCCATCAGCGCTGCCGTGGTGGGCGTCACGCCGCCGCGAAAGGCTCCCCGCAACTCGACGATCGCGTCGCTGCGTGCTGCCTCCTCATCCTCACCGCACCCGAGCGCGGTGGTGATGGCGTAGTCGAAGAGGACCGAGCGTGGCCGCGACAGGAGGTAGACGTCCCGGAAGATGCCGCTGGTGCGGAACTTGTCCTGATCCTCCAGGTAGGTGCCGTCGCACCACTTGAGTACCAGGACAGCAAGACGGTTGGTGCCGGGACGGATGTACTCGGTGACGTCGAACTCACTGGTGGCATGGGAGACCTGGCTGTAACCGACGTAGGCGCCGTTGAGCCACACGTAAAAACAGGAGTCCACGCCCTCGAAGGTCAGGTAGGTGCAGGGAGCCTCAGGAATACGTTCGTACTGGAAATCCTTTAGGTAGGCGGCGCAGGGGTTGTCCTGGGGAACGTGGGGCGGGTCGAAGGGGATGGGGTAGCGAATGTTGGTGTACTGGTGGTGGTCGTAGCCGAGGTGCTGCCAGACGCTGGGTACCGGCACCGGTTCGAAGCCTGGCGGCACAATCGGGTCGATCCAGTCGGTCGTATTGGCCGAGGCCACAGACCCCGTAAGGCCCCTCGGCCCCGTCACCACGCTTGCGTCTGCGCTGGCCGCCTCCGTAGGAGCCATCAGCCCGACGCCATCCGCATCCTCTGTCGGCACTGGGGCCGCCATCGTCGCCCAGAAGCGCTCGGCGAGGTCGTGGATGCTGGGCAGGTATCTCATGAACCATTGGCCGCTCAGCAGTTGGAGACGATCCGATTCCTCACGTTTCCAGGGGCTCGGGTCCGCCGGCGCGGAGGCGGGAATGTAATAGGCGCGGGGCGGCAGGGTGTTCTCGTGGAGGATCCCGAGGTCCTCGTAGTGCCTAGGAACGATCATCGTTCATGCTCCCTTGGGTCAACGGAACGTGGGGTTGCATCGGTGCTACACCAGCCATGTTGACGTTACCAGGATAGATTTTGTTCGTCTACCCCTTGATTCAAAGGGAATTTAGGCGATAGTTTTAATCAAGTATGGCAACGTCAACATAATATTATGAAGGGCGTTCTATGGCCTTTGATAAGCTCCGCCCATGGTCAGCCGGCGCAGGAGCACGAAGGGTGGACCGTCGTTGAGCGACGTGGCCCGCCTGGCGCGCGTCTCCACGCAGACGGTCTCACGTGTCTCGATGGGAGCAGACAATGTGAGTCCAGCCACCCGCGAGAAGGTGCTGCGAGCGATGAACCAGCTGGGTTACTCCCCCAACCGCGCGGCACAAGCCCTGCGACGGGGGTCCTTCAAGACGATCGGCGTGCTCACCCAGCAAATCCAGCGCACCGGGGAAGCCCTGACCACCGCGGGGGTACTGGAGGCCGCAACCGAGGCTGACTACGCCGTCAACCTGGTACAGGTGAAGCGCCCCGAATCCGACGATATGCGCCAGGCCGTCTACCGGCTCTCCCACCAGACCATCGACGGCCTCGTAGTGGTCCAGGCCGGCCGGGCAGGGCTCGATCACCTTTCTCTGCCGCAGGCCATGCCGGTGGCTGTCTCGGACTCAGCCCTCGTGGGCTACTACCCCTCAGCCAGCGCCGACCAGGTGGGCGGGGTCCGTGATGCCGTCGGGCACCTCCTAGCGCTGGGGCACCGCACCGTTCATCATGTCAGCGGGCCGGAGGGGTCGCAGTCGGCGTTGATCCGCAAAGCCACCTGGGCGGCCTGCCTGCGGGAGGCAGGTGCGCTGGTGCCCGAGCCAGTACTTGGGGATTGGGAGGCAGCCGCTGGTTATAAGGCAGGCCTGCACCTGGCAGCCGACCCGGACGTGACGGCTGTCTTCTGCGGCAACGACGAGGTGGCCCTAGGGCTCATCCGAGCGATGCACGAGCAGGGCCGGCGCGTGCCGCAGGATGTGTCCGTGGTGGGTTTCGACGGCCTGGACCTGGGCGAGTACAGCTTCCCGCCGCTGACCACGATCCGCCAGGATTTCAAACGCCATGGCAGGGAGATGGTCGGGCTGGTGCTGGAGCAGGTGACCACCGGCCCGGTGGACGGCTCCCGGAGCGTCATCATCCCGACCGAACTGGTACTGCGCGGCAGCACAGCTCCCCCACCCACCAGATAGAACGCCCCACCTGAACAACCTCCACATCCCGAACCGGTCATCCCGAATTCCCCTCTCCAGCCATCGCCAGCGCAGGGGTCGGTAATATGAGCCTTTAAGCACAGATCCAAACCAGCCTTGGCATGACCATCAACGTGAGGACCTGCGCCTGGCTGATTCAAGGAGGCGACCAATGCCACGACCCATTGACCGCCCTCTCGGGATATCTATGAGTCGTTGAAAGAAGTACGCTCACCACGCCAACCTGTGGTAAGCAGGAACTGCTCCCACGTGAGGGTATCCGGGGCGATGCTACGGCTCCACTCCAGGTCACGCTCCGGTTTGAAATAGCCGTAGTCCACTGCGTAGTTCACCATGCCCAGCACCTCTCGCAGATGTAGTTC
The sequence above is drawn from the Arachnia rubra genome and encodes:
- a CDS encoding glycoside hydrolase family 2 TIM barrel-domain containing protein, giving the protein MIVPRHYEDLGILHENTLPPRAYYIPASAPADPSPWKREESDRLQLLSGQWFMRYLPSIHDLAERFWATMAAPVPTEDADGVGLMAPTEAASADASVVTGPRGLTGSVASANTTDWIDPIVPPGFEPVPVPSVWQHLGYDHHQYTNIRYPIPFDPPHVPQDNPCAAYLKDFQYERIPEAPCTYLTFEGVDSCFYVWLNGAYVGYSQVSHATSEFDVTEYIRPGTNRLAVLVLKWCDGTYLEDQDKFRTSGIFRDVYLLSRPRSVLFDYAITTALGCGEDEEAARSDAIVELRGAFRGGVTPTTAALMDHEGKAIATGELEPFDPAAGGDGYSHRVHLTVEEPHLWSAEDPYLYTLVITTPDEVITDRVGLREVGVSGVVVRVNGSPVTLRGVNRHDSDPFTGPVVDLAHMQRDLRLMKEHNINAVRSSHYPNDPRFYQLCDEYGFYVMSEADNESHGTQARFLADDSWDNQVEHWNEPIADNPEWTEATVDRMRLCVHREKNRPSIISWSAGNECGYGCAFETALAWAKAFDPTRLTHYESAYYRDSKRVYDYSSIDLYSRMYPSLDEIRAYLDSGPDKPFILVEYCHAMGNGPGDLEDYWEIILADERMCGGFVWEWCDHAIAARANPVGRTVYLYGGDHDEAIHDGNFCVDGLVSPDRVPHPGLAELKNVQRPARVVGYDQEAGLVTIRNDLDHTDLAGYVRVSYELMCDGAVAECGELELGQAVPPHSQVVVPCALQVPDAGRCHLKITYRLASDQPLLSAGHVLGFDEILVKNTDGRHRRVRELARHSTTCAPVQVTRQGPRVGVIAGDLRCVFDTRTGLPSRMAAGGRELLDRPAELNIWRAPTDNDRHVRLEWERAHYHQAVARAYGTEITEEEGRVVLCSRIAMVAPTVQPILRGEMSWTIWGDGEMDLKLAVSRAEGFPSLPRLGLRLFLPETMRHVSYYGLGPLESYADKRRASWHGEFAADAEAFHEDYIRPQENGSRADCDYVALSGGGLSLTAVGQQPFSFNVSPYTQEELASRRHNTELRPCGSTVLCLDAAMAGIGSNSCGPSLARRYQVDARDLELGIHFQPRTISTHNEVKP
- a CDS encoding LacI family DNA-binding transcriptional regulator — translated: MARLARVSTQTVSRVSMGADNVSPATREKVLRAMNQLGYSPNRAAQALRRGSFKTIGVLTQQIQRTGEALTTAGVLEAATEADYAVNLVQVKRPESDDMRQAVYRLSHQTIDGLVVVQAGRAGLDHLSLPQAMPVAVSDSALVGYYPSASADQVGGVRDAVGHLLALGHRTVHHVSGPEGSQSALIRKATWAACLREAGALVPEPVLGDWEAAAGYKAGLHLAADPDVTAVFCGNDEVALGLIRAMHEQGRRVPQDVSVVGFDGLDLGEYSFPPLTTIRQDFKRHGREMVGLVLEQVTTGPVDGSRSVIIPTELVLRGSTAPPPTR